From Rhodococcus sp. B7740:
CGGTAGACGAGAAAGCCACGCCCGCGCCGACTCCAAGCTTCGTTAAATCCGCGGACGCGTACCCGTCCGAGTTCGCGTATCTCTCCGACGCTTTGGAAGAGTTCATCGAAACACCGAGGCAGCCGGCACCGAACGGAGTGTCATGGAAAGTTCATGCGGCGCAGTCGATTGCGAGCCTCACGCCACCACGCGACCTGAAGCAGCGGCTCCAGGTGCTGCCGCAGTCCTACCTTCGTGCCCGGTCGGTCACCGACACGTACAAACTTGCGCTCACCCCGCTGCGAGGTGAGGAGGAGCTCCGGTCCGCACGTGCGGGGGAGTCCACCTCGACGTGGCCCGAAGCCCACTTTCTCGCTCCACTGCACCCCATTCTGGACTGGGCGGCGGACCGGTCTCTCGCAGATCTTGGGCGCCGGCAGATCTTTGCGGTGCGCGGATCGGTGGCCGACACGACTGTGCTGGTGCAGGTTACGCAGACCAACTTTCGAGGTCAGGTAGTTGCCGCGTCGTACTACACAGTGGCGTTCCCAGATCTGAGTAGCTCAAGTTTCAATTTCGCGCTGCCGCACAACGGATCCGCGGATGCTATTGCTGCCCTTCGCTTCGGAGATATCAATCGAGGTGACTTGGGCGACGTCGCCCCACTGCTCCCCGTAGTCGCCGCTGCGGTTCGCGCGGCGGATTCTGCAGCAGAGCAGCAGGCATCTGCTATCCGGGAAGAGACGGAGTCCCGTATTCGAGCGTGGACCTCGCGCGCTGAGCGATGGACTGACGAAGCTGATGCGCTGGTCCAACGCGATGAATTGCGACAGCGAACTGAACGCGTCATGCATGAGCGTGAGGCAGCAGAGGCTATGAACCCGGACCGTCGTCTGATCCGTCCGCTTCTGGTGGCGGTTCCAGTCGAACTCGACCTGCAGGCCGCAAGCACGACGAGGGAGAGCGATCAGTGAGCACCGCGTCCGACGCGCTGATAGTCGGTGAAGACTTCATCAGCGAGCACTACTTCACCACCGATGCCACATCCCAGTCGTTCAATGCCCGGGTAATCGAACGGCGCAAGCAGTGGGAGACCGAGCGAGCCGATGATCGGTCAACTGCGCGTTCACGTTTCACCGCGCAACGCGGAGATCTGACGCAGAAGTTCCTGGATCTTGCCGAAGTGGCAGATCAGCAGGCGCTCGAGTCTTTGTACTCCATCCTTCGGTCGATCTTCGGTTTCGAGGGTCTTCGCTGGGAGTTCACTCGTGTCGGGGCTACCGAGACCGAGGACGGTCCTGCACTCGCCGTTCGTGCTCGCGGTCTCGCGGGCCCCGCACCACTGGTCATCGTGGAAGGTGCCGCGGAGCTCAGCGTCGAGCAGCTGTTGTCGAAAGACGAAAAGACACTGCGAAGCACCTACCGCACCGAAGACGAGGACGCGGCGGGGGAGCCTCTCCACTCTGTCGCGCAACTGTTGTCCCACTTTTCAACGATGGAGGACGGGCCGCAGTTCATGCTGGTCCTAGCCGGCTCGAAGGCGCTCATCACCGAGCGAAGCAGGTGGCTGGAGGGACGCTACCTCGCCGTCGATCTTCAACTGGTGTGCGAACGCAACGACGACAAGCGTGGTGGTGAGACCGATCGCGCACTGACATGCGTGGCGGCGGAGTCGCTGGCCCCGGATGCCGAGGGCAACATCTGGTGGACCACTGTCATTGACGAGTCTGCCAAACACACAGTGGGAGTGTCGAAGGACCTTCGCGAGGGTGTGCGGCTGTCGATCGAGGTCATAGCCAACGATGTAGTCGTTCGGAGGCGACACAGGGGATTGGATCCGCTGCCGGATTCGCAGGCGCAGACGCTTGCGGCGCAGTCACTTCGCTACCTCTATCGCATCCTTTTTTTGCTGTACGCAGAAGCACGTCCCGAACTCGGCGTACTACCCACCGGTGAGCAAACCTACGAGCGCGGCTACAGCCTCGACCGTCTTCGCGAGCTACTCCTCGTCGAGTTGGTGACGCCGCGAGCCGAAAACGGCACACACATCTACGAGTCACTGAACGTGCTGTGCCAGTGGGTTGACAGCGGCCATGACGGTTCGCTTGGTGATTCGGCCCGAGCCGAGGGCTTGACGTTCCGGAACCTCAAAGCCGACCTCTTCCTTTCGGCGGCAACATCTTTGATCGACGAGGTCAAGCTCAGCAATTCAGCTGTGCAGAAGGTGCTGCGCCATTTGCTGTTGAGTAGGGAGTCTCGTGGACGTGACCGCGGGTTCATCTCTTACGCCGATCTCGGTATCAATCAGCTCGGCGCCGTATACGAGGGGCTGATGAGCTACACGGGCTTCTTCGCGAAAGACGCCCTGTACGAGGTAGCGAAGAATGGTGACTCGTCGAAGGGATCATGGGTGGTCCCGGAGGGACGAACCGACGGAATCGCGGAAGCCGATTTCGTCACGGTGAAAAGTGAACTCACCGGCGAACCGGTCAAAGTGCGACACGAACTGGGCACGTTTGTCTACCGGCTGGCCGGCCGTGAGCGTCAACAGTCAGCGTCTTACTACACGCCCGAAGTGCTGACAAAATTTACGGTCGGTCAAGCTCTCGCGGAACTTCTCGATCAAGACGGGTCGACGACTACCGCAGACGAGGTTCTCGGCCTTACTGTCTGCGAGCCTGCGTTGGGTTCGGGTGCGTTCGCGATCGAGGCAGTGCGCCAGCTTGCAGATCAGTACCTCACACGTCGCCAACGTGAGCTGGGTGAGCGAGTTGAGCCCGAGGATTATCCAGTCGAGCTGCAACGGGTGAAGGCATATATTGCTTTGCACCAAGTGTATGGAGTGGACCTCAACGCCACGGCTGTCGAGTTTGCCGAGATCTCGCTGTGGCTCGACACTATGGCGAAAGATCTTGACGCTCCGTGGTTTGGTCTCCACCTACGTCGAGGCAATTCGCTCATTGGCGCACGGCGCGCACTCATTCCGAGTGAGCAATTGACGTCCCGTAACTGGATGGATGCCACCCCGGTCGATGTCCGGTTTGTGGACAGCGCGCCCGGGCAGCCGATCACAGGTGTGAAGAACGGCATCCACCACTTTCTGCTCCCCACCAGTGGTTGGGGCTCGACGGTCGAAGCGAACGAGGCTCGAGAGCTCGCGCCCGAGGCCCTCGCTGATCTCAAGACGTGGCGAAAAGAACTCAAGCCCAAGCCGACCACCGAGCAGTTGCGTAAAATCAGAGGTCTCGCAAGTCGTGTAGAGACCTTATGGTTGCTGGCGTCCAAGAGGCTCGAGATTGCCGAGCGCGAAATCCGCCGGCCGATCCCAGTGTGGGGTCGCGATCCGGAGGTGCTTGAGACACTCGTGTCACGCGATGAGATCGAAAAGTCACTAGCCAATCCCAACGGTGCATATCGGCGGCTGCGTCGCGTGATGGATGCATGGTGTGCGCTGTGGTTCTGGCCACTGGTGGATGACGACGCATCCGTAGGCGGCAATCTCGTGGAGCCGCCCACTCTGGACCAATGGATCGACACCGTAAGTGGATTGCTGGGCTCGCCGGTTGCGAAATCTGTGCGCGAGAAGAAGGACGGGCAGCTGAACCTGTTCGCCATTTCGACCTGGGATGAACTCGAAGCCACCGAGGCCAACGAGCTGGTCTTTGCACAGGCCAAGAAAATTGATGCACTGAAAACCGAGTGGCCGTGGCTGGAGGTCGCGGAGCGAGTTGCTCAGCGGCAGGGGTTCTTTCATTGGGAGCTTGAGTTCGCTCCGGTTTTCGCAGGGGGCGGTTTCGATTTGCAGGTCGGGAATCCGCCATGGGTCAGGCCACGCTCGAACGTCGATGCGCTCTTGTCCGAGGGAGATCCTTGGTTCGGATTGACAAGCAAGCCAACTCAATCTACTTACCTGCTCCGCCGCGGGCAAACGCTTGACCTCAAAGGAATCGCTGATCTGGTCCTGGCTGGGACGTCTGACGTCGGAGCTGTAGCAGCATTCGTTGGGGATATTCATCTATATCCACACCTAGTAGGATTGCAGCCGGATCTATACCGATGCTTTATGGAGCATACGTGGCGCTGCCGGTCGATTGTGGGGACTATCGCGTTAGTGCATCCGGAGTCTCACTTTACCGACGAAAAAGCAGGACCTCTGCGTAGGGCTGCGTATCGCAAGCTCCGCCGCCATTGGCAATTCGTCAACACGATGCATCTATTCGAGGAAGCCGGGCATCTCAAAGAATTTGGTGTCCATGTTTACGGCAACGATCAATCGCCTTCTTTCCTGAACGCATCCTCAATTTACTGGCCCGACACTGTCGAGCGCTCGCTACGGCACGATGGAGCCGGCGTTGAACCGGGATTAAAAGACGAGGACGGCAAGTGGGAGTTGCGTCCTCATGCGGGACGCATTGTAACTGTCGACACGACCGTTCTGTCCTCATGGAAAGATGTTCTGGAGGATTCTGATACGCCTGTGCTTGAAACGCGGATGGTCTATACAGTAAACCGTTCGGCCGCGAGTGTCTTGCGTAAGATTGCCGAATCAAAACGGGTTGGCGAAGTAGGGCTCCATTTTTCCAGGGGGTGGGACGAGTCAATTGACCGCAAGAAGGGATACTTTGACTCGAAGTGGGGCGCTCCTGCGTCTTGGGATGACGTAATTCTTCAAGGTCCTCACATTCATGTGGCGGTCCCGTTCTACAAATCGCCAAATTCGACAATGCGATCTAAAGGAGACTGGTCGGATGTCGATTTAGAGGCGCTTCCGGTCGACTCGATTCCGGTCACTTCCTATAAGCCAAAAGGTGAAAAGGGGCGATACGACTTGGCCTATTCCTCTTGGCAGATGAACAGTAGCGACGGTGTTGTGGAATCGGTGTCAGCTCGCGATTGTTATCGTCTGGCATGGCGGGCAATGGCCGCGAATCCTGGTGAAAGAACTCTCATAAGTTCCTTAATACCTCCGGGTGCTGCGCACATAAATGCCGTGTTTAGCGTCGGAATATCGAAACACAGGATCGCGGACTTAGTCTTAGTCGCGGCGGCAATGTCGTCTCTGATTGCCGACTTCGGCGTGAGGGTTGCTCCAAAGTCGGGAATTTATCAAAGTGTGTTCTATAGACTCCCATTCGTCCGCGATGAGCGGTTCGCAACCGCACTACGAGTGCGTGCGCTGCGGCTAAACTGCCTGACGGAAAGCTACAAAGGCTTGTGGGAAGGCTGTTTTCAGGAGTCCATGTTGAGCGAAGAATGGACTGGTGGCTTTCGGTATAGTGGAAGAGCGCCGCTTGGCGAAGTTCCGAGGATTTGGACAGCGTCTATACCACTTCGCAATGCCGCCGACCGCCGTCAGGCGTTGATCGAAATCGACGCCCTAGTCGGTCTAGGATTGGGAATTTCGGCAGATGAGTTGTGCACAATTTATCGAACGCAGTTTCCGGTGCTTTTTGCAAACGACCGGGGCCGAGGGCCGAAGACCCAGTACTATAAAGTGTTCGACGCGAAGGGTCGAGCAGTGCCACTCAAGGTGCACGCACTCTGGAGGAAGAATGGAAATGAGCTTTCATCTGATGAGCGCACCGCAACTAACCCGTCCGGCAATACCTACACATACGAGCTGCCGTTCCAATTCCTCGACCGCGAAGCAGGCATGCGCGAGGCGTACGCAGAATTCGAGCGGCGGCTCGGAATTCAAGGCGGAACACGCTTGGAGACACACTGATGGCTTCAGAACTTCTGCCCCTCGCTCAGGCGGAGCGCATCACGGCGAGCTTACTGGACTACCTCGGTACTACCTTTGCTCTCGCTGACCCTGACGCCCGTCGCGCCCTCGATACTTTTCTCGCGCATACAACAACCGGAATGTTCCGAGGGCCTTATCTGCGTCTCCGGATGCCGTTTCGACCAGCTGAACCCGGCTGGCAGCAGTCGTTGGCGTGGGTCGGCGGTCTGACACCCTATGGCCACCAGGCCGCGGCCTTCGAGCGACTCAGCAGCGCAAATCTCGGACCGGACAAGTTGCGGCCGCTACCGACGCTCGTCACCACGGGCACCGGATCTGGCAAAACCGAAGCATTTCTCTACCCAATTCTCGATCACGTTCTTCGCTCGAAGCGACAGGGCGTCACAGGTACCAAGGCAATCATCCTGTACCCGATGAATGCTCTTGCCAACGACCAGGCGCAACGCCTCGCCGCATTGATCACGCAACACAAGGAGCTCGGTGGCATCACTGCCGCGCTGTATACCGGTGAAAAAGGCTCGACCAGAACAATTGTGAGCAGTGACGGACTTATCACCGACCGCGACGTGATTCGTAGCGTAGCGCCGGATGTTCTACTCACCAACTACAAGATGCTCGACCAACTACTCCTACGGCATGCCGATGCCGACTTGTGGCGTCAGAGTGCAACCAGCCTGCAGTATCTGGTTCTGGACGAGTTTCATACTTATGACGGTGCTCAGGGCACCGATGTGTCGATGCTTCTTCGCCGCCTGGGCATGACGCTGAAGAGCCATTGGTCTGACGATGATCCGGAAGTATCCCCCGAGGATCGCGCCCGCCCGCTGGGGCGAGTTACGCCTGTCGCTACGTCGGCGACACTCGGTGACGGTAATGATCCGTCGACGATGCTCGAATTTGCACGCACGGTTTTCGGCGACGAGTTCAGCGATGACGCTGTGGTCACCGAATCCCGCGAAATTCTGTCCGAGTGGGCTGCGGGCGCGGAATCGAGGCTCGCCGACCTTGAGATCAGCCCGGCCGCAATCGACGAGGATCGCGTTCTGCGGCTCGCGGTCGCTTCACCCGGTGACGATAAAGATCCCGCCGAGGTTGCACGCGCGGTATTTCGTGCGTTGTTCACGCACCCTTATAGCCTGACCGACAATCAGATCGATGAAGCGAGTCTGGATCTAGTCAAGGCGCATCCAGTTTTTAGCCGTTTGATCCAACGATGTGAAGCCGCTGTTGTTATTGCTGAGCTGGCAGACCCGGAACTGTTCGCCGAAAACGATGTTGCTGCGTCAACTGATCTGGCTCGTGTCGATCCACATGTACTTACCAACGCGCTTCGCTCGCTAGTGACCACCTTGAGCCACGTTCGTGCCGTGTCCGGTCGCACTGCTCCGTCTGTGGATGTACACCTGTGGATACGAGAGCTCACCCGGCTCGACCGCGCAGCGTCCGGTGCACCCCACTTCGCCTGGGGTGATGACGGTCTGGTCATAGACGATGCAGATGCCGAGGGACCGACGGCACCCTTCCTGCCGGCGTTGTATTGTCGGCACTGCAACAGGTCGGGCTGGGGCGTCTTGCTTGCTCCCACCGGTTCGGACCTCGACGTGGACGACACCACTATCCGTCGCCGGAAGCTAGGAGACGACGACAGATTCCGGGCACTGATTCACGCCCCTTCTGAGGGAGATGACGTCGCCGAATCAGCGTCTCCGTCAACATCTTCGACCACCAAGCCGGTCTCTGGTTCCGAGCTGAACTGGCTTGCGGTCGATGATCGCTGCCTCTCGTCGCAGCGTCCAGCCGAATCAGTGGTGGCGGAGGGGGGCGCGTTGCCGGTTTTGGTCAACGTCGGCGATACCGCCGGTGAGGACTCGGTGCGCGACGTCTGCCCGTCCTGCCGGCAGCGCGATGGGATTCGATTCCTCGGATCCGCGATAGCGACGATGCTGTCCGTCTCGCTGTCCACGTTGTTCGGGACGCCGGGGCTGGACCCGCGGGAGAAGCGAGCACTTGTGTTCACCGACAGCGTGCAAGACGCCGCGCACCGCGCCGGATTCGTTCAGGCACGGTCGAGGGCGCTCACGCTGCGCACGCTGATCCGGCAAGCGCTCGCCGACGGCGATATGAGCCTCGACGCGCTCGCTCACAAAATGGTGACCATGGCCGGTAACGATCGCGCAAAACGTTACCGGCTACTCCCGCCTGAACTGGCGGATCGCGACGACTTCTCGAAGTTCTGGAGCACGGCACGGTTGGGACGATCGTCGACGACATTGACTGGCTTCGTCACTCAGCGACTGCAACTCGACATCGAGATGGAATTCGGCCTTCGCTCCGGCGTCGGTCGAACGTTGACGAGAACCGGCACAGCTGTTGCTGAAGTGGACATCTCGCGCGCCGTTCTTTTGTCGTGCGCCAAAGAAGTTCTCGATGGGCAGGACGTCCAGCTGACTACCGACACCATCGGCGATGCGCAGCTGATCAGGTGGGTTCGAGGGACTGTCGAGCGAATGCGGAACCGAGGCGCGATCGCCCACGAGTGGTTCGAGAAATACCGAACGGACGACGGCAACCGGTGGTGGATCACCGGTGGTCGCAAGCGGAGTCAAGGAATGCCGGGCTTCGGTCGTGGGACATCGGCCCCGGGGTTCCCGATGCTGGGGACCACGAACCGTCGAGACAGCGATTTCGAGCCGATCGCGTCGGCGCGAGGTTGGTATGCGAGTTGGGCGGCCAAGACTCTTGAGGTCACACCTGCCGAAGGCGCAGTGCTGAGTCGCCTACTGTTCGAGCGGTTACGCCACCGCGACGTGATCGGCGAACTACCGGGTGGTGCTTCGACTCGGACGTTCCATCTATCGCCGGCATCGATAGTGGCCCGTGCAGTTATCAGCGCTGATGCCGTCGCGTTGGTGTGCTCGCATTGCGGCGATTCCATTGTGAGCGGGCAGGAAACCATCGACCAGCTCAAGGGCGGCCCGTGCCTGACTGTCAACTGCACCGGCAAGCTGGAGCAGTCGCTAATAGCCGCGAACTTCTATCAACAGATGTACGCCGTCAACGACATCCGCCGAGTCGTTGCCCGCGAACACACGTCCCTGCTGCCGGATGAGAAAAGGTTGGAGTACGAGTCTCAGTTCAAGGAGACGAATCCGCCTCCGAACGCGCCGAATGTCCTTGTCGCCACCCCCACGCTCGAGATGGGCATCGATATCGGCGATCTGTCCGCCGTGATGCTTTCCTCACTCCCGCGGACGGTAGCGTCGTACCTCCAACGGGTGGGCCGCGCCGGCCGACTCACCGGAAATGCGTTGGCGCTGGCCTACGTCACCGCACGCGGAGATCAGTTGCCCCGCTTCGCCGATCCCAATGCCACCATCAACGGAGCGGTACGTCCGCCCGCCACTTACCTCGACGCGGAGGAGATTCTTCGACGCCAGTTCCTGGCATCGGTCGCCGACCGTCTTGCTCGTCAAAAGAACGCACCTCATCCGAGGACGACACCAGACGCTTTGGCTGCCGCCGGACCAACCACCTACCTGGGCACGCTGATCGCCGATGCCGAGGTCAATTCGGCACTGTACGTCGACGAATTCGTCGCTGGTTTCTCCACGCTTGCCTCTGATGTAGCCGAGCGGTTGCGCGCTTTCACTACGCCGCAGAGTGGTTCCGAGAGCAGTGAATTGGCATCTCGTTGCCATGCAGCGTCAGTGGAGTGGACGCACCGGGTTGAGACGTTGCAGCATCGTCTGAAGGCTGTCGAAGCTGCTATCCCAGAGTTGCTGACGGCCTTCAACACTACGGTTGCGACCGAGGAAGACAAGGTGGCGTACCGGACCGCGCTCGCGGCGCAACGACTGGTGCGTAACCAACTCGCAGAACTCCGGTCCGAGTACTGGATCAGCGCACTCGAATCGTTCGGACTCTTCCCCAATTACACGCTGCTGGACGACTCTGTGACCCTGTCGGTATCGGTCAACTGGATTCACCCTGAGACCCAGGAGTTCGAACACACCGAGTTCGAGTTGAGCCGAGGTTCAGCTCAGGCACTGCGAGACTTCGCACCCGGATCAACCTTCTACGCAAGCGGATTCGCCATCGCTATCGATGCAGTGGACCTCGGTGCGGATGGAGACGCCGTTCGCGAGTGGGCATGCTGTCCCGAATGCGGTTTCGTCGCCGATCTCGGAGAAGGCGGCGTCGCGCCGTCGCAGTGCCCCCGGTGTGGAACTGTTGCGATAGCCGACATCGGCCAACGGTTACCCGTTGTCGAGCTGTCGAGCGTCTCGGCTGTCATTCGTCGCGAAGAGGCATCCATCGACGACGGGCGAGAAGAGCGGCTACGTACCCCGTACACCATCATCACCGCAGCCGATATCGACCCGAAGTCGTTCACCCGGCGCTGGTTCGTCGACGGTCTCGGCTTCGGCGCAACTCACCGTCGTTCGATGACGATCCGATGGATCAATACTGGTGGGAGCCGGGGTGGCGGTTCGTCGCGGTTGCTGGCCGGAGGTGAAATCGAATCCGCAATGTTCCGTGTGTGCTCCGAATGCGGGAAGCTCGACACTGATACTCGACGAAACTCGGCCGGCGAGCACCGACCTTGGTGCTCGTATAGAAAGGCGCTCGAAGAGTCGACTGTCTCGGTCGCACTGGCGCGCTCGTTGACCACGGAAGGCCTTGTCCTTCGGCTGCCGCCCTCGGTGACGTGGGGAGATTCTTTTGCTATCCCCTCACTGTCTGCCGCGGTGCTACTCGGGTTACGAGAACGGATCGGTGGAGATCCTGATCATCTGCAGATTGTTTCTGTCAGCGACCCATCTCTCAACGGGGACAACCGGCCCGGTCTCTTACTGCATGACATAGTTCCTGGTGGAACGGGTTATCTGTCGGATCTCGCTGATCCACAAGCGATCTGGGACGTACTTCGGCTCGCACATGATGTCGTAGCTTCGTGCGAGTGCCAGTACGCCGGGAAGCTGGCCTGCGAAAAATGCTTGCTGCCCTTCGCATCGTTCCCCGATGTGAAGTTCACGTCGCGAAGCGCTGCCGTACGCCATCTACGAACTCTGTTGCTGGGTCGCGAACTGCCTAGCGACGACGAGTCACCGATCCCGGACACAATGCCATGGCCGATCACGGCCGACGAGCCTCCGTCAATCGACCACGAGTCCAATCTGGAACGTCGGTTCCGGGTGGTCTTCGCCGAAAGGCTGAAAGCTCTGGGCGCGACCATCGTGGAGAAACCAACCGATAGGGGAGTCGCTTGGGACGTCGCGCTCGGGTCGTCCAACAGGTGGAGTCTGCGGCCTCAAGAGAACATCCTGGGCAGTAAACCCGACTTCGTTCTGACATCGGCGACACCCGATGTCCCGCCAACTGCAATATTCACGGACGGTTGGCAATTCCATGCCAGCCCGGCGACGAACCGACTGGCGGACGACGCCGAGAAGCGACGCAATCTCCGCGATGGCGGATATCAGGTAGTCGCTATCACTCACCAGGACTTGGAGGGGAACCCGTCGACGTCCACGGTTCTGAACGCGGATCACATTCCGAACCTCTTGAAGATGGCGGGCGATCAACTCGCGAAAGGCTCGATAGACCTGGTCTTTGCGACGAGCATCGACCTTCTCCTGGCGTGGATGCAGAGCCCGCAAGCCCACCCTCGTCGAAACCTTGCTCATTGGCTGCCGGTCATGGCAATCATGGGGATGGGTACTTCTGCGACACGCACCGGCGGTGCGGCACCGGCAGAACTTGCACTGAGTCTCATCGACGGGAACGTCGTCGAGAAACCTGCGGGCGACACGCTCGTATGGCGTGACCAGGGCTTCGCAGTGTCGGTGCGAGTCCCAGAAGGCAAGTCACTCGGCGAGGCCGAAATTGCCATCGTCATCGACGACAATGACGCGGCATTGTCAGTGGAGACGCGCGATCAGTGGAGAGAGTGGCTTCGTTGGTCCAACCTGCTCGAACTGCGTCCACTCACCGCCGTTGTTACCACACGGCGGCACCTGAGCTCGGCGTCGATGAGCATCGCACCTGCCGATACGCCCGTTCAACCT
This genomic window contains:
- a CDS encoding DEAD/DEAH box helicase gives rise to the protein MASELLPLAQAERITASLLDYLGTTFALADPDARRALDTFLAHTTTGMFRGPYLRLRMPFRPAEPGWQQSLAWVGGLTPYGHQAAAFERLSSANLGPDKLRPLPTLVTTGTGSGKTEAFLYPILDHVLRSKRQGVTGTKAIILYPMNALANDQAQRLAALITQHKELGGITAALYTGEKGSTRTIVSSDGLITDRDVIRSVAPDVLLTNYKMLDQLLLRHADADLWRQSATSLQYLVLDEFHTYDGAQGTDVSMLLRRLGMTLKSHWSDDDPEVSPEDRARPLGRVTPVATSATLGDGNDPSTMLEFARTVFGDEFSDDAVVTESREILSEWAAGAESRLADLEISPAAIDEDRVLRLAVASPGDDKDPAEVARAVFRALFTHPYSLTDNQIDEASLDLVKAHPVFSRLIQRCEAAVVIAELADPELFAENDVAASTDLARVDPHVLTNALRSLVTTLSHVRAVSGRTAPSVDVHLWIRELTRLDRAASGAPHFAWGDDGLVIDDADAEGPTAPFLPALYCRHCNRSGWGVLLAPTGSDLDVDDTTIRRRKLGDDDRFRALIHAPSEGDDVAESASPSTSSTTKPVSGSELNWLAVDDRCLSSQRPAESVVAEGGALPVLVNVGDTAGEDSVRDVCPSCRQRDGIRFLGSAIATMLSVSLSTLFGTPGLDPREKRALVFTDSVQDAAHRAGFVQARSRALTLRTLIRQALADGDMSLDALAHKMVTMAGNDRAKRYRLLPPELADRDDFSKFWSTARLGRSSTTLTGFVTQRLQLDIEMEFGLRSGVGRTLTRTGTAVAEVDISRAVLLSCAKEVLDGQDVQLTTDTIGDAQLIRWVRGTVERMRNRGAIAHEWFEKYRTDDGNRWWITGGRKRSQGMPGFGRGTSAPGFPMLGTTNRRDSDFEPIASARGWYASWAAKTLEVTPAEGAVLSRLLFERLRHRDVIGELPGGASTRTFHLSPASIVARAVISADAVALVCSHCGDSIVSGQETIDQLKGGPCLTVNCTGKLEQSLIAANFYQQMYAVNDIRRVVAREHTSLLPDEKRLEYESQFKETNPPPNAPNVLVATPTLEMGIDIGDLSAVMLSSLPRTVASYLQRVGRAGRLTGNALALAYVTARGDQLPRFADPNATINGAVRPPATYLDAEEILRRQFLASVADRLARQKNAPHPRTTPDALAAAGPTTYLGTLIADAEVNSALYVDEFVAGFSTLASDVAERLRAFTTPQSGSESSELASRCHAASVEWTHRVETLQHRLKAVEAAIPELLTAFNTTVATEEDKVAYRTALAAQRLVRNQLAELRSEYWISALESFGLFPNYTLLDDSVTLSVSVNWIHPETQEFEHTEFELSRGSAQALRDFAPGSTFYASGFAIAIDAVDLGADGDAVREWACCPECGFVADLGEGGVAPSQCPRCGTVAIADIGQRLPVVELSSVSAVIRREEASIDDGREERLRTPYTIITAADIDPKSFTRRWFVDGLGFGATHRRSMTIRWINTGGSRGGGSSRLLAGGEIESAMFRVCSECGKLDTDTRRNSAGEHRPWCSYRKALEESTVSVALARSLTTEGLVLRLPPSVTWGDSFAIPSLSAAVLLGLRERIGGDPDHLQIVSVSDPSLNGDNRPGLLLHDIVPGGTGYLSDLADPQAIWDVLRLAHDVVASCECQYAGKLACEKCLLPFASFPDVKFTSRSAAVRHLRTLLLGRELPSDDESPIPDTMPWPITADEPPSIDHESNLERRFRVVFAERLKALGATIVEKPTDRGVAWDVALGSSNRWSLRPQENILGSKPDFVLTSATPDVPPTAIFTDGWQFHASPATNRLADDAEKRRNLRDGGYQVVAITHQDLEGNPSTSTVLNADHIPNLLKMAGDQLAKGSIDLVFATSIDLLLAWMQSPQAHPRRNLAHWLPVMAIMGMGTSATRTGGAAPAELALSLIDGNVVEKPAGDTLVWRDQGFAVSVRVPEGKSLGEAEIAIVIDDNDAALSVETRDQWREWLRWSNLLELRPLTAVVTTRRHLSSASMSIAPADTPVQPVAADSDALSGPWREVYDGVIGPVQALVTALAKLGVPVPEVGEEVSGLPVEISWPTLRIAVDPTLDGTDQQELSEAGWTLCAADAESVAEAIQAAALR
- a CDS encoding Eco57I restriction-modification methylase domain-containing protein; translation: MSTASDALIVGEDFISEHYFTTDATSQSFNARVIERRKQWETERADDRSTARSRFTAQRGDLTQKFLDLAEVADQQALESLYSILRSIFGFEGLRWEFTRVGATETEDGPALAVRARGLAGPAPLVIVEGAAELSVEQLLSKDEKTLRSTYRTEDEDAAGEPLHSVAQLLSHFSTMEDGPQFMLVLAGSKALITERSRWLEGRYLAVDLQLVCERNDDKRGGETDRALTCVAAESLAPDAEGNIWWTTVIDESAKHTVGVSKDLREGVRLSIEVIANDVVVRRRHRGLDPLPDSQAQTLAAQSLRYLYRILFLLYAEARPELGVLPTGEQTYERGYSLDRLRELLLVELVTPRAENGTHIYESLNVLCQWVDSGHDGSLGDSARAEGLTFRNLKADLFLSAATSLIDEVKLSNSAVQKVLRHLLLSRESRGRDRGFISYADLGINQLGAVYEGLMSYTGFFAKDALYEVAKNGDSSKGSWVVPEGRTDGIAEADFVTVKSELTGEPVKVRHELGTFVYRLAGRERQQSASYYTPEVLTKFTVGQALAELLDQDGSTTTADEVLGLTVCEPALGSGAFAIEAVRQLADQYLTRRQRELGERVEPEDYPVELQRVKAYIALHQVYGVDLNATAVEFAEISLWLDTMAKDLDAPWFGLHLRRGNSLIGARRALIPSEQLTSRNWMDATPVDVRFVDSAPGQPITGVKNGIHHFLLPTSGWGSTVEANEARELAPEALADLKTWRKELKPKPTTEQLRKIRGLASRVETLWLLASKRLEIAEREIRRPIPVWGRDPEVLETLVSRDEIEKSLANPNGAYRRLRRVMDAWCALWFWPLVDDDASVGGNLVEPPTLDQWIDTVSGLLGSPVAKSVREKKDGQLNLFAISTWDELEATEANELVFAQAKKIDALKTEWPWLEVAERVAQRQGFFHWELEFAPVFAGGGFDLQVGNPPWVRPRSNVDALLSEGDPWFGLTSKPTQSTYLLRRGQTLDLKGIADLVLAGTSDVGAVAAFVGDIHLYPHLVGLQPDLYRCFMEHTWRCRSIVGTIALVHPESHFTDEKAGPLRRAAYRKLRRHWQFVNTMHLFEEAGHLKEFGVHVYGNDQSPSFLNASSIYWPDTVERSLRHDGAGVEPGLKDEDGKWELRPHAGRIVTVDTTVLSSWKDVLEDSDTPVLETRMVYTVNRSAASVLRKIAESKRVGEVGLHFSRGWDESIDRKKGYFDSKWGAPASWDDVILQGPHIHVAVPFYKSPNSTMRSKGDWSDVDLEALPVDSIPVTSYKPKGEKGRYDLAYSSWQMNSSDGVVESVSARDCYRLAWRAMAANPGERTLISSLIPPGAAHINAVFSVGISKHRIADLVLVAAAMSSLIADFGVRVAPKSGIYQSVFYRLPFVRDERFATALRVRALRLNCLTESYKGLWEGCFQESMLSEEWTGGFRYSGRAPLGEVPRIWTASIPLRNAADRRQALIEIDALVGLGLGISADELCTIYRTQFPVLFANDRGRGPKTQYYKVFDAKGRAVPLKVHALWRKNGNELSSDERTATNPSGNTYTYELPFQFLDREAGMREAYAEFERRLGIQGGTRLETH